TTCTTGCGTATGTTCGATGATCAGGGAAAGTATCCTTCTGAGGCGGAGATTTCCGCCGTATTGAAGACTATGGTAGCCGAGAGTCCGCGTATTGCTTTCTTGAGTGGACATGGCGAACGCAATATTTATGATGGTTCCGGGGTAAATTATACCTCGTTCACGACAGTTCTTGATTCAAGAAGTGCTTTAGTCAATCAAGGGTACACGCCATACACGCTCACGCTGACGGAAGGGGGAGATATTCCATCGGACGTGGATGTACTTGTTATCGCCGATTTGCGGAAAGCTTTGACGGATGATGAATTGATTCAAATTAAACGGTATATCGAACATGGGGGAAACTTAGTGGTGATCGGGGAACCGCGTCGGCAGGAATATATGGCGCCCGTGCTGGAGCAATTGGGACTCGCTTTTGTACCCGGTGTATTGGTACAGCCTCGCGAGGGGTACGTTGCTGATTATCTTTGGGCTAGGTTCACGCCGGAAGGGGCAAGATTGGAACCTGTTTTTGCTCGTATGTTGGAGTTGGATAATGTACTCACTATGCCTTCCGCGGCGGCTATTCGTAAGATAGGCGATCGGGGATTTGAGGCAATTCCCGTGTTTACAACTGAAACTACCGGATGTTGGAATGAGTTGGAAACGAAGAACTTTTCTCTCGAAGAACCCCGTCTGAATACGGCATTGGGAGAGGAGGAAAAAGCCTATGTTACCGGTTATGCCTTGCGTCGTGACGTGAAAGGAAAGGAACAGCGTGTCTTCGTGCTTGGGGATGCCGATTGTATCAGTAACGGGGAACTCGGAGCAAACCGGGAGTTCCGTCGCTCGAATTACGCGCTTACGGATGGAATGTTCCGTTGGCTTGTTTACGATGAGTATCCTATTGATGTCAGTCGTCCGGCAGCCAAGGATAATGACACGTACCTGACCCCGGGAGGATTCGCATGGATCAAGATATTCTTGCGTTGGATATGTCCGGTACTGATCGTGGTGTGTGGTTGCGTGATCTGGGTGATGAGGCGGATGAAGTAAAGAATTGCATTTGTATAAAGCGGTACCATTTAAAATGCTACCGCTTTATTTTAGTATGATATAAATTCTTCTTTATCCCCAGTTAGAATAACTAACAATAACATAGCTTTGTGGTCAACTAATAATTCACGAAGTGTTTTGTAGGCATTCTTTTTTAGCGTTTTGACTGTATTTACAGATATATTGAGAGTTGCTGCAATTTCGTTATTATCTTTGCCGTCTAGGCCGATCAAAATAATTTCTTTTGTTTGCGGAGGAAGTTTATCTATGGCGTTGTACAGAACACGTAAGGTTTCTTGGTAGGTAACTTCTTCAAAAAAGAATTGTTGTTCTTCCGTTTCATTTAAAAGGAATGAACGGGAGTATTCATGTTCAATTTTCAGATGTTTTAAATGGTTAAGGCAAAGATTACGAGCAGTGGTATATACGAAGGATTTTGCCTTCTCGATGGCATCGAAATCCATTCGTTTTTCATAGACTTTAATAAATGCATCTTGAGCGATGTCGTGAGCAATGGCCGCATCGTCCGTGTATTTCCGTGAAAATTGGTATACCGGATCAAAATATTTTAGGAAAAATAATTTAAAATTCTGCTTGTCCATTAGTACGTTAACTACATCTCTTAAAATAAATCACACAAAAATAGAATTTTTTTCTCATTTCATTCACCCACTTTAAAAACTTAGTTGTTATAGGGGGCAAATATCAAGAATATAGTTATGGATATGGAGTTAGAGAAACGTTACCGGATAGCTGAATGGATTGCAGAACAGATTGCGGGAATTCTTTCGGAAGAAGAACAGGCTTTGCTGGAAGATTGGCGG
The window above is part of the Butyricimonas paravirosa genome. Proteins encoded here:
- a CDS encoding RNA polymerase sigma factor: MDKQNFKLFFLKYFDPVYQFSRKYTDDAAIAHDIAQDAFIKVYEKRMDFDAIEKAKSFVYTTARNLCLNHLKHLKIEHEYSRSFLLNETEEQQFFFEEVTYQETLRVLYNAIDKLPPQTKEIILIGLDGKDNNEIAATLNISVNTVKTLKKNAYKTLRELLVDHKAMLLLVILTGDKEEFISY